The sequence below is a genomic window from Pleurocapsa sp. PCC 7327.
CGCAAAATGGCACAAGTGAGTAAAATTCGGGGAAATCTCTATCAAGACGGCAAAGTTGTTTTGCAAGTCAGCGCAGATACGGGAGAAATTTATAGAGACGGCGAGCAGATTTTTCTCAAGAAAAATATTATTGCCACCGACCCGCGCAACGGAGCCGTTATCCGCAGCGAAGAAGTAGAGTGGCGACCGAAAGAAGACGTGTTGATGGCACGCCAGAATCTCAGGGGTAGCAATGCCAAATTTAACGCATTGGCAAAAGAAGGCAAATACTATACTCGGCAAGAACGCCTGGAATTGATTGGCAATATTGTCGCCACGGCCAAAGAGCCACAATTGCAACTGAAAACCGAGCATCTAAATTGGAATATTTCCCAAGACAAGGTAATTGGCGATCGCCCGTTGACGATGGTTCGCTTCCAAGATAAAACGGTTACTGACAGAGTAGCTGCCGATCGCGGCGAGGTCAATCTCAGAATTGCCAGCACCACGATTCAAGATCGCGTCGAGTTTCGCTCCGTCGATCCCCCAGTCCAGATTGCCGCCGATACAGTCACCTGGAATTATCGAAATCGCCTCGTTCTCTCCAATCGACCAGTCCGACTGTATCATTATACAGAGCAAGTGACCATTACGGGCAATCAGGCACAGGTAGATTTAGCCAAAGAAGTGGCTCGACTCAAAGGCGGCGTTCGGGGATATGGCAGCCGCAACCAGGCAAAACTTTATTCTCGCGAGATGACCTGGTATGTTTCCTCGCAGAGAGTCGAGGCAGTGGGAAACGTAATTTACGAGCAAGCCGATCCTCAGTTTAATGTAACGGGAGATAGGGCAGTGGGAAGGCTTCAAGATAATAACGTCGTCGTCAGCGGCAATAGTCAAGATAGAGTGGTGACGGAGATCGTTCCCGAATAGGAGATCGCGATCGAATAAGGCTTTTGAAATTTAGATAAATAAATAACGCCTATTTAAAATATAAATTTGACTTGACTCCCGACCAAAGATGAGGAACACTATTAGCGTAATAGCAATCTGAATGGTGTGAGGAGAGGTTGAATTCAGATGGCATCAAAACGGAATTTGGCATTTTTCGCAGCCACCCTGCGCTTTTTTGCGCGTCGTCCTTGGGGTCTTGCTTTGTTGGTCTGGCTCGTCCTAATCGCCCCAGCACAAGCAGCAGTCGAACTTCGAGTGGCGATTAAAAAGAATCTCGATCGCGTTAAAGTGGGCAGTTCCACCCCTGCGGTCGTTCGCGATGAAACAGGTCGAAAACTGGGGGAAATAACCGCTCTGGATGCTTTCTCAGTAAGGACTGGCGGTCGCGGAGTCGCTCTCGGTAACTGGAGTGGCGATCGCCTCTACATCGAACCAACCGAAGAGGGTTACGTTTGGATTGGGGATAACTGGTATCGGGGACGCACCGAACTGATTCGGCAAGGGCAGGGAGTTACAGCCATCAATCGCGTCGATTTAGAAGAATATCTCTACAGCGTCGTTGGTTCGGAAGCAATTCCCAGTTGGCATCAGGAAGCCTTGAAAGCCCAAGCCGTTGCTGCCCGAACCTATGCTCTTTATCAACGCGCTATCTCAGCCAATCGTCTCTACGATCTGGAGACGACAACCCAAACGCAAGTATATAAGGGGATTAGCAGCGAGTATATCAGCACCCAAGAGGCAGTCAAGGCAACTGTCGGACAGATATTGACCTACCACGGGAAGACAATTCTGGCAGCTTTTCATTCGTCTTCTGGCGGACACACCGAAAACGTGGAAGATGTCTGGAGTTCTCGCCTGCCCTATCTTCGAGGCGTGATAGATTACGACCAGCGATCGCCTGTTTTCCAGTGGACAAAAACTTTTTCGTCTGAAGAACTCGCCCGTCGCATTAGCGGGATTGGCAATGTCAAAGCCTTGATCCCAGAACGAACCACACCTCGCGGACGGATCGTGACAATGAGAATAGTAGGCGATCGCGGCACGAAAACTCTGACTGGCGCTCAACTTCGTCAAGCCCTCGATCTCCGTAGTACTCTCTTTACTGTTTCTGCCGAAAACGACACGTTCCAAATTAACGGACGTGGCTTCGGTCACGGCATCGGGTTGAGTCAGTGGGGAACTTACTATTTAGCCGATCGGGGGGTGGATTATCAGCGAATTCTCGCCCATTATTACCAAAATGCTCGTCTGACTCAAATGTAATAGAGAGAGTCCGATCGTTCGGGAGAACGTTCCTGGTCAGCAGTTGCCAGCAAGTTTTTCAACTTCATCATAGGCTCTCAACAATCCGCTGTACCAGGCTTGTTATGCATCACCTTGATGTTTTAAGAACGGCACTAAATGCATCATAAAATCGCGCTTTCCTATTGAAGCTCCTTCCATACGTAGGATGTTATACGCTGTCGTCAGATGAAAATAAAAATTTGGTATTAGAAAATCATTTACATACGAGAGTCCAGATAATTCTACATATAGCCCTTGCCCAAGCTCAAGCCGATAGATTTCTGAAAGCTTGGCATCGACAACATTGATAGCGGCCAGAAGCCCCTTAGTCGATGAAATATGACTACGAGCTTCAGTTAACGATGTTACGTTAGGGTTTAAGTTGTTCGCGGACTGACCTAGGCACCATAATGCAAAGTTGCGAGGCTGATTACAAGTAAACGCTATTTGTGTCCCAAAAGGGAACATATCAGGCGCTATGCGTCGCTGCAAAAGGGACTCCACATCGTCTGTGAAATGACTCTCAGCCACATCTAAAAGATGGTTCAAAGTATCGAGCCTAGAATTGAAAATATTTTGTAATGCTGCGATCTTCTGTCTTTCCATACGTTCTTTAGAAATAGAACTTGTGATACATTGTAATACACAACGTTAACCAACTCGCTGTTGAGGCACAACAACTGAGTACGAATAGAGGTTGCGATCGCTGGCTCGATCTCGATGCTGGCTTCTACTCCTGCTGCTAGCTCGATCGCGATCGCAAGAAAACGATTCTGGTTTGTAAAGCTGCGATCGCGCGTTGCTGTTGAAAAAGCTAAATGGATTAAACTACACCAACTTCAGCGTAGTAAGTTGGAGCGCTGATATCTTTATAAAGATATAAAGAATAGATAGAATCCAAGCTAGAATCCGTCAGGGCGATTCGGCGGGCTCGTTCACAGGAAAAAACTACTAAATGACGGCTAAACATCAGGAGTAACGTTAATGGCTGGACCGCTTATTCCCCCCAGACGATACCGCCAAAGCGATCGGTACCGCCAACAGTTCCTTAACTGGTTACTCGCCCAAGAACAAGCCCCAAAGGGAGAGCATCACTCCAAGCATCCTTGGTGGCAGGTTATGTGTTTAACGGGGGTTGATTATTTCTCGACGCTGGGCTATCAACCTGGGATTGCGGCACTGGCAGCAGGCGCGCTTTCCCCGCTAGCAACCTTGGTTTTGGTCTTGCTGACGCTCTTTGGTGCCTTGCCTATCTATCGGCGGGTGGCTGAAACCAGTCCCCACGGAGAAGGTTCGATCGCGATGCTCGAGCATCTCCTTTCTTGGTGGCAGGGGAAGCTTTTTGTCCTTTGCCTACTGGGCTTTGTGGCAACTGACTTCATTATCACCATTACCCTTTCGGCTGCCGATGCGACAGCCCATATCATTGAAAATCCTTTGGTGCCAGCTTTTCTTGACGATCGCGCAATCGGTATAACTCTCTTCCTGATAGCATTGCTTGGCGGCGTGTTTCTCAAAGGATTCCGAGAAGCCATTGGGATTGCTGTCTTCCTGGTTGGGATCTACTTGCTGTTGAATTTAATTACCATTGGCGTTAGCGCGTCTGAGATCTGGTCTCGCCCAGTTGCGATCGCTTCCTGGCAGTCTTTACTCTTGAGTGAAGATCAAAATCCTCTCACCATGCTCGGCGTGTCGGTTTTACTGTTTCCAAAGCTTGCTCTGGGATTATCCGGTTTTGAGACGGGAGTAGCGGTTATGCCCCTCATCAAGGGTTGTAGCAGCGATACTGATGAGCGACCAAAAGGACGCATTTACAATACGCACAAGCTGCTTACAACTGCTGCCGTCATTATGAGTTTTTTCTTGATTGCGAGCAGTTTGGTGACGACGCTATTAATTCCAGCCGAAGAATTTCAAGCTGGCGGGGCAGCTAGCGGACGCGCCCTTGCTTACCTGGCGCATGCCTATCTGGGCAGTGGCTTCGGAACGATTTATGATTTGAGTACCATTTCCATCCTGTGGTTTGCGGGTGCGTCTGCTATGGCAGGTCTGCTCAATATCGTTCCTCGCTATTTACCGCGCTATGGCATGGCTCCCAACTGGACGCTGGCGATACGTCCTTTGGTGTTGATTTATACGGCGATCGCTTTTGCGGTCACGATTATTTTTAAAGCCAATGTGGAAGCGCAAGGGGGAGCCTATGCAACGGGAGTGTTGGTGTTGATGAGTTCGGCTGCTTTTGCTGTAACCTTAGCCGCTCGCCGCCAGAGAACGAAGCGAGGAGTTCTAGCTTTCAGTTTGATTACCTTAGTATTTTTATATACTACTATCGTCAATATTATTGAGAGACCGGAAGGGATTCGGATCGCTGCCTTTTTTATCGGTACGATTATCGTTACTTCGCTGATTTCGCGGGTCTGGAGATCGACCGAACTCCGAGTCGAGCAAATTGACATTGACAAAACTGCCTGTTGCTTTATCGATGCTCTAGCAAGTCGGGGCACGATACGAATTATTGCCAATCGATTGAATGAGGGAGATGAGAGGGAGTATTACTTGAAGGAAAAAGAAGTCCGCGAGGACAACCATATTCCCCCGATGGATCCGGTTCTGTTCCTAGAAATTCTGGTATCCGATGCCTCAGAGTTTATAGATATCATTCGGATCGAAGGAGTAAAAGTCGGCGATTATCGCATCCTACGCACTCATAGTGCCGCCGTACCAAATGCGATCGCAGCCATCCTTTTATACATACGCGATCGCACAGGTAAAATCCCCCATGCCTACTTTGGCTGGGTAGAGGGCAATCCCATCCAATATTTGCTGCGCTTCATCCTCTTTGGCGAGGGAGATATTCCTGTCGTTACCCGTGAAGTCCTTCGTAAGGCAGAAAAAAATCCCGACCGCCGCCCCGCTATCCACGTTGGCGGCTAAAAAATCTTAGCGATCGCCCAAAGGCTGAATTCCGCGCCACAGAATTCGCGCTAGCTGGTTTGACCAAGATTGAGGATTGACTCGTTGCGGGTTAGCAATCCAAGCCAGTATCAAGCCGTCTAGCATCCCAGCCCAGAAAGTTGCCAGCACGAAGGGATCGATATCCGCAGCAATTTGTCCATTGTCTTGCAAGCGGCGGATCGAGCTATTGACCATCTCCTGGGAGTTTTTATAAGTAGTGCTACCGAGCAATTTTTGTACTTCTGGCTCTCGGCTTTCGGTGATGAACTCTAGGTAAAGTCTGACCCAATCGGGGTTTGCCTGCGCATAACCCAGCTGGCTAGCGAGCAGTTCGGCAATCCCTGCTTCTCGATCTTCCGAACTGAAGGCTCTATCGATTTCCTCTGGTAATGCTGGAAGGCGAGATTGCATCCTTTGTTCCATCAATGCCAGGAACAAATCGCTCTTGCTGGGAAAGTGCCAGTAAACGGCTCCTTTGGTCAATCCGGCATCGGCAGCAATGGCATCCAGTGTTGCTCCTGCGTAGCCGTGTTGGGCGAAAATACGGCTGGCAGAAGCAAGAATGCGACTGCGAGTATCGAGAAGTTGCGGACTTGAGCTAGTCTGCTCTGTGGCAAGCAACTCTCTCAATTGCTTCTTATTGCCAACGTAGCGCCGAACGGTAGGCCAGCTCACGCCTGCTTCCTTGGCTACATCAGTCAAGTTAATTTTGTCAAGAGGACGTTCGGCAGCCAACCGTTTAGCAGCAGCGAGAATCTCGTCGCGAGAAGTCGCTGGAAAACCTTTTTGCATAATTATATTCTTATTGGTATTTATATTATATACCAATGAGTATGTAAATTACAAAATTGCGGCTCTATGAAAATCCTTTTCTAGATAAAGGTGGGTATTTGCCGATCGCGCTAAGGTAAACATGAGCGAATAAAGATCGTGCAACAGCGCGATCGCGTTTTTTAGGATTTGGTTAAATTTGCTACATCAAATCTTTGCTCTTTCGTTGTATTTTAAAACACAAAGATATAGAGTCAATATCACCCTCCGATTGCTGGAAATTGACCTCCTTAATCTGTCGCAATGTAAAGATTAGAGGTCAATTTTATTTTGGGGAAATTTAAGAGTTCGCCATTTTTGCACCAAATAGCGTCCTTGTATTTACTCGTGCTTAGCTAGCGATCTCTGCCTTAGAAGGATCGGGCTTTGTCGCTTCCTCTAACCAAACAGTCGGTAGTTGACTAGGACGATTGGGCAATTGCATCAAGCCCATTTCTACAAGGCGAACGACAGTAGTCAAAGATTCTACCAAGGCAGGATCGAAACGAGTGCCGCTAGATTGCCGACATTTTTCTAGAGCGTCTGCTACGCTATAGGCAGGACGATCGCCTCTGGGTTGGGTTAGTTTTTGAAACTCCGCCACCAAGCCAAGAATGCGAGCTTCGATAGAAATTTCTTCTTCTCTCAATCCGTCTGGTTTGCCGCTACCATCCCAGTGTTCTAGATGATGCAAGACAATATCGGTAACGGGGGCCAGTTCAGGCATAGTAGATAGCAGTTTTGCGCCCAGTATGGCGCGATCGCGCCAAAAAGCCAAACTCGCTTCATCTAACTGATTAGAAGTGTGGGTAAATACCTCTATCGGCGCTTCGGCTAATCCAATGCGAAACAAGAGTCCGGCGAGGCGCAGCCGTCTCAACTTCAGGATCGGTAAATCGAGGAGCTGTCCGATGGTTTCTGCTAGGGCGGCTACCTGAAGCGAGGCAACCGGGTTATCTTTATCCCGTTCGTCTACTCGCTGCGCCATTCTCAAGAAGGCTTGCAGCTTGCCAGCGGTTAAATTGCGATTAAGTCGCCGCGCTTGTCCTTCTAATTCCACCAGTTCCCGCGCTTGACGATTGACGGTGACGAGCTGTTGCTGGCTGGTTTGTAAATAAGTCACAATTCTGGAAACAACTCTCGTGAGATCGGCCGGGTTGGGGTTAGGAGTGCTAGCAATCTGCGCCTGCATTTGTGCGAGGCGATGGCATAGCGGGTTATCATAGGGGCGCATCCGTTCGATTAAAATTTCGGCTGATTTCTCAACTAGAGTGCGATCGAACGTCCACAATCCGTAAAACTTGCGCTCCATATCGGCTTGCGGCAGACTATCTGCCCGATATTCTTCGGCAGAGAGTTCGTGACACAATACCATCGCTGCGTAGTTAGGCGCGAGGATAATTAAATTCCATTCGTTGACTAGGGGATCGCTAGCATCTAGATTGATAAGGGAGACATTTTCCTGTTGTCCGGTTGGGTGGGCGGCGAAACCACTTTCGGGAAAGGCTGCGATCGCAATGTGACGGGAACATCGAGCGATCTCAAAATAGCGATCGGCTTCTTGCAAATACCATTTTCCCTGCTGAAAGGTAACGAGAACCAGGGGTTTTCGATCGGGAAGTCCTTCGCAAGTTTGTAAGATATGATCTTCTAAAGCATGACACAGAGCAATTAACGTATTTTTAAAATATACGCCGTAACTTGGAGGCAGTTGACCGTCGGGGAGCGCTGCTTTGAGTCGAGCCAGGGTGGACGAGCGTTGCATTGTCGATAGAGTGTTTTCCAAACTGTGCGCTTGATTAACCGCTTAATCCTATTAGTCTAGGATAAAGGAAGCTTATTCGATCTATATTTATAAGTTAACTCGCGCGATTGTTCGATTAAAGGTCGCATGACTTTCTTTAATAGTGCTCTCTATTTAATTTACTCTCGTGGTAGTTTTAATTTGTCCCGGCATGCACGAGCCGCAACTAACCGATCGCTTTTTGCAAGCGCTACGACAGGAATCAATCGATCTCGGCACGCCTCTAATTTTTCCGACACAAACCTATCCAGCCTTTTCTGCATGGCATATCATACAGTTTTTACGCCAGGAACTCATGCAAAGGAGCGATAACTCTCTCTTATTTATAAGCTTTAGCGCTGGCGTTGTGGGAGCAATTGGGGCTGCTTGGGCTTGGCAGCAAAGTGGGGGTAAGATTTTAGCTCTAATCGCTTTAGACGGCTGGGGAGTTGCCTTATTTGGCAATTTTCCCATTCATCGCCTCAGTCATGACGAGTTTACCCACTGGAGTTCTGCCTTACTCGGAAGCGGAGAAGATAGCTTCTATGCCGATCCTGGTGTAGAGCATCTAGACTTATGGCGATCGCCCGATCTTGTCAGGGGGTGGGCGATTCAAAAAACCGTTTCTGGAATCCAGAGGCGATCGCGATCGACTGCCGCAGCCTTTTTAGCGCTATTATTGAACAGATATTGGGAATACCGAACATCCTCCCGGCACCAGCTCAATAAAGCCTAGACTTTTACCTTCTTAATCTTCAAGCTCGGTTGATATCAATAAGATATTAAGAAATTGACGAGGTTTGCGATCGCTCGGTTTTGTTAATTATTGAGTTAGCGATCGCGCCTTTCTCATTTACTATTCATCAAGTTGCAATTTTCCTACGGTAATGAGATAGAGTACTGCTTCTTCTTGTCCGTCTAATCCTAATAAGCCATTGAGCGCATCATCCAAAAAAAGCGCCGATCGCGCACGCTCCCAATTCCAACGAAGTTGCTGTTAAATAAATATTCTGTCCCAGATGTCCCGCTTCCATCAGAACATAGCGGTAGGTGCGAACGCGATATTTCCACCGCGTTCGCTGAAAAATTGCTGAAATAACCAAACAAACGCTCGCTTTTGCCAAAAAGCCTTTTCCTAAACCAGCCATAACCAAATTTGTCCGAAAATCTCCAGATTTGAGCCGTTCTAATTGATGAGTTTGGACGGCATAGTGATAAATTCCTGCTGGCAATCCTTCGACGCGATGGACGACTGTATAGATTTCCAAGGGGTAAAGTGCCCCCGCAGAAGGAACGGAGCGTAATTCGCGATCGCTTTGAGTAATGCCCTGCGCTAGATGCAGCAAGCGAGACAATTGAATGAGGGATAGGGGGGCATCGGTGTAATCGCGTTGCGAGCGACGAGTTGCGATCGCAGTTTCTAAACTCAACCCCTGGTAGCCTTGAGGATTGGGCAATTTAATCTGTTCGGCATCGGGATACGTCTTGTAGCGGGCTGGAGGTTCGCCCCAGTTGAGAATCGCGCCGAGGGCTTGCGCGGCACCAGGTTTGCTCCACTGATGGTAATATAGTCCCACATCCGTCATCCCATCGGGCAGTTCGGCGGTAGATCGATAGGGGAGGAGTCGTCCTAAAAAGAAACTACCAGCGATCGCTGCTGCCCAAACGAGTAAATTTCGTCGTCCGGTTTCTTGATGCGGTTCTAAGTGTTGCACCCGTTCGCGATCTCCATGCCAAAAGCGATGTCCCCAACAAACTTTAACCCGTCCCCAATTCAAACTCAGATGTAGCACTGCTAGAGCAACCCAAGCGTAACCGACTTGAGTGTGAAACGCAAAGCGGTGCAGTCCTATTGTATCCATCAACAGCCCACTGACGAATAGGTAGAGACTGCCTAACACCAGGAAAGCGACGAGATATAATCTAGGTCTGTCCGTCTCATTTGTGTATTTCTGGAAAAAATGATGGCGAGTTAACAAAACAGCGATCGCGCCCAAAGGAGAAATCGTCAAAACCCTTAGAACTAAGATCTTGCACCATTCTCAACAACTGTTGTTGTCATTAATTTCCCGTGCGATCGAAAAAGTCTTCTAAAAAAGACCCAATAGGAATTTCAGTCGATTTTAATCGAGTTGAGCTTTGAGCCTAGAACTTTAGTTCTAGGCGTTGATTCCAAAAGTGCAAGATCTCAGTTAGAACAAAAAAGCCATCCTACTCATAATCCAACAACACTTGCACCCATTCTGGCGGGCGAGGAATTGGATTGCCCAGTCGATCTAACACCAGCAAGGCAACTAAATGAACGGCGAACAAGTAAATCAAATCGTTGAGGAAAATCATCAAGACAGCGATAATTTGAATCAGTAAAACGCTCGGTTGGGCAAGCAAACCCAATCGAAGAAATACCCAATCTACGATCTCCGTTACCTGGGTGATAACGTACAGCCATAGGTCTTCTCCCAGCAGAATTGAAAACAGCCAGAAGCGGAAAAAGAAGCCAGAAGTTCCAATTAATGCCCCCGTAAAAATCGAAAACCACCAATGAGCACCCCGCCGCCAACAAGCCCCTAACTGCACTCCCATCAATCCATAGGGAATCAAATAGATGATGCTGCGCGGCGGGCCCATTAACACCGTCAGCAAAAGTACCGACACCAGCGTCGTCATCCAAGACGCGCGATTGCTCCAACGAAGATAGGCTAGAGCAACGGGAATGGGAAAAAAAATCTTCAGGATCGGTCCTAGCGGAAAATAATAATTAATCAGCCAGATCAAGCTAGCAGTGCTAGCCAGAAATGCCGTTTCTACCATAACTAGAGTATGGCTATTTTTAAGGGGAGATTTTTTGAAAGGGTCTGCAACTGAAGTTTTCGGCTTCGAGATCGATTCTAGATTCGGGTCATCGTCAACCCAATTGGACTCCTCAAGGGATCGATCGTCTCTCGTACCAGGAGACTTGGAGCGAGAATTGTCATCACCAGGAAAAGAATGATTCATCAAAAAAATATCGGACTGTTAATTAATTTATGGAATTAGGTAATGATCTGCTCTAAAGCAATTAGATCGGGAATGTAGAGAATGTCTTGGTTTCGTTGGATTAATCCTTTCTTTTCTAACTTAGTCAGCGATCGCGTCACTGTCTCCCTCGCCAAACCACTAATACTGCTCAATTCTCGATGGGGCAAATTAGGAATTTCCGTTCCTTTCTCTCCCGCCTTCCCCTGTCCTTCGGCAAGAAACAAAAGGGTATCGGCAACCCGCGACAAACTATCCGACTCCCGCAAGCGCAACCGCCGATTGAGCTGACGCAGACGCTTTGCCATCAGTTGCGCCAGTCGAACTCCGGCAAGCGCTTCCGTTCGCAGCAAGCTGACAAAATCTTGGGAGGGAATACTGCTGACCGTCGTTGGCGTTAAGGTAATCGCATCGGTAGAACGCGGGACTTCTTCTAATGCCGCCATTTCTCCGACGATTTCCCCCTTTCCCACAATATTGAGAGTCAATTCTTTTCCCTCTAAATTGTGAGTGCGAATTTTGACCCATCCCTCTAAAATAAAATAAACCGAGCCGCCCCAA
It includes:
- the lptC gene encoding LPS export ABC transporter periplasmic protein LptC: MKIGALVKGGLLAILLLSLGACQQQREQPEKVDNNSSPASEPETRLVLNNATLEQSNNRGQPLWKIQVEKASYSPDRKMAQVSKIRGNLYQDGKVVLQVSADTGEIYRDGEQIFLKKNIIATDPRNGAVIRSEEVEWRPKEDVLMARQNLRGSNAKFNALAKEGKYYTRQERLELIGNIVATAKEPQLQLKTEHLNWNISQDKVIGDRPLTMVRFQDKTVTDRVAADRGEVNLRIASTTIQDRVEFRSVDPPVQIAADTVTWNYRNRLVLSNRPVRLYHYTEQVTITGNQAQVDLAKEVARLKGGVRGYGSRNQAKLYSREMTWYVSSQRVEAVGNVIYEQADPQFNVTGDRAVGRLQDNNVVVSGNSQDRVVTEIVPE
- a CDS encoding SpoIID/LytB domain-containing protein, whose product is MASKRNLAFFAATLRFFARRPWGLALLVWLVLIAPAQAAVELRVAIKKNLDRVKVGSSTPAVVRDETGRKLGEITALDAFSVRTGGRGVALGNWSGDRLYIEPTEEGYVWIGDNWYRGRTELIRQGQGVTAINRVDLEEYLYSVVGSEAIPSWHQEALKAQAVAARTYALYQRAISANRLYDLETTTQTQVYKGISSEYISTQEAVKATVGQILTYHGKTILAAFHSSSGGHTENVEDVWSSRLPYLRGVIDYDQRSPVFQWTKTFSSEELARRISGIGNVKALIPERTTPRGRIVTMRIVGDRGTKTLTGAQLRQALDLRSTLFTVSAENDTFQINGRGFGHGIGLSQWGTYYLADRGVDYQRILAHYYQNARLTQM
- a CDS encoding DUF1993 domain-containing protein, whose amino-acid sequence is MERQKIAALQNIFNSRLDTLNHLLDVAESHFTDDVESLLQRRIAPDMFPFGTQIAFTCNQPRNFALWCLGQSANNLNPNVTSLTEARSHISSTKGLLAAINVVDAKLSEIYRLELGQGLYVELSGLSYVNDFLIPNFYFHLTTAYNILRMEGASIGKRDFMMHLVPFLKHQGDA
- a CDS encoding APC family permease, with product MAGPLIPPRRYRQSDRYRQQFLNWLLAQEQAPKGEHHSKHPWWQVMCLTGVDYFSTLGYQPGIAALAAGALSPLATLVLVLLTLFGALPIYRRVAETSPHGEGSIAMLEHLLSWWQGKLFVLCLLGFVATDFIITITLSAADATAHIIENPLVPAFLDDRAIGITLFLIALLGGVFLKGFREAIGIAVFLVGIYLLLNLITIGVSASEIWSRPVAIASWQSLLLSEDQNPLTMLGVSVLLFPKLALGLSGFETGVAVMPLIKGCSSDTDERPKGRIYNTHKLLTTAAVIMSFFLIASSLVTTLLIPAEEFQAGGAASGRALAYLAHAYLGSGFGTIYDLSTISILWFAGASAMAGLLNIVPRYLPRYGMAPNWTLAIRPLVLIYTAIAFAVTIIFKANVEAQGGAYATGVLVLMSSAAFAVTLAARRQRTKRGVLAFSLITLVFLYTTIVNIIERPEGIRIAAFFIGTIIVTSLISRVWRSTELRVEQIDIDKTACCFIDALASRGTIRIIANRLNEGDEREYYLKEKEVREDNHIPPMDPVLFLEILVSDASEFIDIIRIEGVKVGDYRILRTHSAAVPNAIAAILLYIRDRTGKIPHAYFGWVEGNPIQYLLRFILFGEGDIPVVTREVLRKAEKNPDRRPAIHVGG
- a CDS encoding TetR family transcriptional regulator — protein: MQKGFPATSRDEILAAAKRLAAERPLDKINLTDVAKEAGVSWPTVRRYVGNKKQLRELLATEQTSSSPQLLDTRSRILASASRIFAQHGYAGATLDAIAADAGLTKGAVYWHFPSKSDLFLALMEQRMQSRLPALPEEIDRAFSSEDREAGIAELLASQLGYAQANPDWVRLYLEFITESREPEVQKLLGSTTYKNSQEMVNSSIRRLQDNGQIAADIDPFVLATFWAGMLDGLILAWIANPQRVNPQSWSNQLARILWRGIQPLGDR
- a CDS encoding HD domain-containing phosphohydrolase; the protein is MQRSSTLARLKAALPDGQLPPSYGVYFKNTLIALCHALEDHILQTCEGLPDRKPLVLVTFQQGKWYLQEADRYFEIARCSRHIAIAAFPESGFAAHPTGQQENVSLINLDASDPLVNEWNLIILAPNYAAMVLCHELSAEEYRADSLPQADMERKFYGLWTFDRTLVEKSAEILIERMRPYDNPLCHRLAQMQAQIASTPNPNPADLTRVVSRIVTYLQTSQQQLVTVNRQARELVELEGQARRLNRNLTAGKLQAFLRMAQRVDERDKDNPVASLQVAALAETIGQLLDLPILKLRRLRLAGLLFRIGLAEAPIEVFTHTSNQLDEASLAFWRDRAILGAKLLSTMPELAPVTDIVLHHLEHWDGSGKPDGLREEEISIEARILGLVAEFQKLTQPRGDRPAYSVADALEKCRQSSGTRFDPALVESLTTVVRLVEMGLMQLPNRPSQLPTVWLEEATKPDPSKAEIAS
- a CDS encoding SagB/ThcOx family dehydrogenase encodes the protein MTISPLGAIAVLLTRHHFFQKYTNETDRPRLYLVAFLVLGSLYLFVSGLLMDTIGLHRFAFHTQVGYAWVALAVLHLSLNWGRVKVCWGHRFWHGDRERVQHLEPHQETGRRNLLVWAAAIAGSFFLGRLLPYRSTAELPDGMTDVGLYYHQWSKPGAAQALGAILNWGEPPARYKTYPDAEQIKLPNPQGYQGLSLETAIATRRSQRDYTDAPLSLIQLSRLLHLAQGITQSDRELRSVPSAGALYPLEIYTVVHRVEGLPAGIYHYAVQTHQLERLKSGDFRTNLVMAGLGKGFLAKASVCLVISAIFQRTRWKYRVRTYRYVLMEAGHLGQNIYLTATSLELGACAIGAFFG
- a CDS encoding DUF2232 domain-containing protein, with amino-acid sequence MNHSFPGDDNSRSKSPGTRDDRSLEESNWVDDDPNLESISKPKTSVADPFKKSPLKNSHTLVMVETAFLASTASLIWLINYYFPLGPILKIFFPIPVALAYLRWSNRASWMTTLVSVLLLTVLMGPPRSIIYLIPYGLMGVQLGACWRRGAHWWFSIFTGALIGTSGFFFRFWLFSILLGEDLWLYVITQVTEIVDWVFLRLGLLAQPSVLLIQIIAVLMIFLNDLIYLFAVHLVALLVLDRLGNPIPRPPEWVQVLLDYE
- a CDS encoding Crp/Fnr family transcriptional regulator, whose product is MEDRQTRQPQNSNVKKLIETVPFFVGLPQESIEKVARQAVTRAHPANRVILLENDWGGSVYFILEGWVKIRTHNLEGKELTLNIVGKGEIVGEMAALEEVPRSTDAITLTPTTVSSIPSQDFVSLLRTEALAGVRLAQLMAKRLRQLNRRLRLRESDSLSRVADTLLFLAEGQGKAGEKGTEIPNLPHRELSSISGLARETVTRSLTKLEKKGLIQRNQDILYIPDLIALEQIIT